In one Cyprinus carpio isolate SPL01 chromosome B2, ASM1834038v1, whole genome shotgun sequence genomic region, the following are encoded:
- the LOC122136243 gene encoding cerebellin-2-like, which translates to MSPTLDILAEIKKIKTMEEKLNALNDEVRELRSKNEERAKVAFSASLSASPGIKYFGPHEKAITLVYEYVLTNIGNAYDTNTGIFTAPVKGVYFFNFVVFNPHDIATGVRLLKNGNFVVAASDNPPKQDTEDTTCNSVSLILEQGDQIHLQLIENRRIYTDGLRRNTFSGHLLFTM; encoded by the exons ATGTCACCAACATTAGACATCCTTGCCGAAATCAAAAAGATTAAGACCATGGAGGAAAAGTTAAATGCTCTAAATGATGAAGTCAGGGAACTAAGAAGCAAGAATGAag AAAGGGCAAAAGTAGCCTTTTCAGCTTCACTGTCAGCTTCACCGGGCATCAAATACTTTGGACCTCATGAAAAAGCAATCACTCTTGTGTATGAgtatgtattaactaacattggAAATGCTTATGACACCAATACAG GAATCTTCACTGCACCGGTAAAAGGAGTTTATTTCTTCAACTTTGTGGTCTTCAATCCTCATGACATTGCAACCGGTGTGAGACTGTTAAAAAACGGCAATTTTGTGGTCGCAGCATCAGATAACCCTCCCAAGCAAGACACTGAAGACACTACATGCAACTCAGTTAGTCTTATTCTTGAACAAGGGGACCAGATACATCTTCAGCTCATTGAGAACCGTCGTATCTACACAGATGGACTGAGACGTAATACCTTTAGTGGACACCTTCTTTTTACTATGTGA
- the cbln10 gene encoding cerebellin 10 produces MLIFITVLMLNVWAIPADDLFLPNINILEELGKIKIMETRMEPMEKEMERLRTENTAQTKKLEDTKIKMDELLKENEAQAKELETMRGTTNDVKNKVDDLIKQNEVSKVAFSVSLSSSNGPHSGLHTLIYKHIFLNTGDAYDANTGIFTAPLKGVYVFRVFSKAYGSQDKAVVAGLFRNGQHEISTYARQDGGFIGSSNGVSLLLEKGDKVCVNLYSGYWIFDNEHHHSTFSGHLLFPM; encoded by the exons atgttgatttttataacagttttaATGCTCAATGTGTGGGCTATACCAGCAGACGATTTATTTTTACCAAACATAAACATCCTTGAAGAACTGGGAAAAATAAAGATCATGGAAACAAGGATGGAACCTATGGAGAAGGAAATGGAGCGACTAAGAACAGAAAATACAG CACAAACAAAAAAGCTGGAGGACACAAAGATCAAAATGGATGAactattaaaagaaaatgaag cacaaGCAAAGGAACTGGAGACTATGCGTGGTACAACAAATGATGTAAAGAACAAAGTGGATGAccttataaaacaaaatgaag TTTCAAAAGTGGCTTTCTCAGTTTCTCTGTCGTCCTCTAATGGACCACACAGTGGTTTACACACCCTGATTTACAAACACATCTTCCTCAATACTGGAGATGCCTATGATGCAAACACAG GAATTTTTACAGCACCCTTGAAGGGAGTGTATGTATTCAGGGTTTTCTCTAAGGCCTACGGAAGTCAAGATAAAGCAGTTGTCGCAGGCTTATTTAGAAATGGCCAGCATGAAATTTCAACATATGCACGGCAAGACGGTGGTTTTATCGGCTCTTCAAATGGAGTTTCTTTGTTGCTGGAAAAGGGAGATAAAGTATGTGTAAATCTCTATTCTGGATATTGGATTTTTGACAATGAACACCATCATAGCACCTTTAGTGGACATCTGCTGTTCCCCATGTGA